A genomic region of Sporomusaceae bacterium FL31 contains the following coding sequences:
- the topB_2 gene encoding DNA topoisomerase 3, whose product MSKSLVLAEKPSVGRDLARVLGCGKNGNGYFESERYLVTWALGHLVTLADPEAYDVKYKEWKIEDLPMLPQQLKLVVIKQTSKQFNTVKELMMRKDVHEIIIATDAGREGELVARWIIEKVQTGKPLKRLWISSVTDKAIKDGFSKLKPGRDYETLYASAVARSEADWLVGINATRALTCKYNAQLSCGRVQTPTLAIIAKRAAEIQNFQPKAFYGITAIANQMKLSWRDKQSNDFRSFNQEKCQHIISSITGKHAEVVDVTKSAKKQFAPQLYDLTELQRDANKIYGFSAKETLSYMQKLYETHKILTYPRTDSRYISTDLVDTLKDRLSACGVGPYSKLSFQLMKSPIKANKHFVDDSKVSDHHAIIPTEQFVNLSALSDKERKIYDLVVKRFLAVLYPPFEYEQTTITAKIGDESFFAKGKSITALGWKEIYHTATEDDDGAEELSDQILPIVRKGDIIKLSALKLTQGVTKPPAPFNEASLLTAMESPQKYMTEVSGELRKTIDETGGLGTVATRADIIEKLFNSFLIEKKGKDIFITAKGQQLLELVPPELKSPALTAQWEQKLKEITLGRLTKNNFISEMRNYAKELVYTIKNSQEKFKHDNMTRSKCPECGKYLLEVNGKKGKMLVCQDRECGYRKGLAKVTNARCPNCHKKLELRGEGEGRLFVCGCGYREKLHAFNERKKKESDRLSTRDVAKYLKSQKQSEPPSINTALADALAKLTLK is encoded by the coding sequence ATGAGTAAAAGTTTAGTTTTAGCCGAAAAACCATCAGTTGGCCGAGATTTAGCCAGGGTTTTAGGCTGCGGAAAAAATGGAAACGGCTATTTTGAAAGCGAGCGGTATCTTGTAACTTGGGCGCTGGGGCATTTAGTTACCCTAGCTGATCCCGAGGCGTATGACGTAAAATACAAGGAGTGGAAAATAGAAGATTTGCCCATGTTGCCACAGCAGTTAAAGTTAGTGGTGATTAAGCAAACCAGTAAGCAATTCAATACAGTAAAAGAACTGATGATGCGTAAAGATGTTCATGAAATTATTATTGCTACCGATGCCGGACGGGAAGGTGAACTGGTTGCCAGATGGATTATTGAGAAAGTACAGACCGGCAAACCGCTAAAACGGTTATGGATATCTTCGGTTACCGATAAGGCTATTAAAGATGGCTTTAGTAAACTTAAACCAGGGCGTGACTATGAAACCCTTTATGCTTCAGCCGTTGCTCGATCTGAGGCTGATTGGCTGGTTGGGATCAATGCCACCAGAGCGCTAACCTGCAAATACAATGCCCAGTTATCGTGTGGGCGGGTTCAGACCCCGACTCTGGCCATTATCGCCAAGCGGGCAGCAGAAATTCAGAATTTCCAGCCTAAGGCCTTTTATGGAATAACCGCAATAGCCAATCAGATGAAGCTAAGTTGGCGTGATAAGCAGAGCAACGACTTTAGAAGCTTTAACCAAGAAAAGTGCCAGCATATCATAAGCTCGATCACTGGCAAGCATGCGGAAGTTGTTGATGTAACGAAGTCTGCTAAGAAGCAATTTGCCCCGCAATTGTATGATTTGACGGAATTACAGCGGGATGCGAATAAAATCTATGGCTTCTCAGCCAAAGAAACACTTTCTTATATGCAGAAGCTTTATGAGACCCATAAGATTCTGACATACCCGCGAACCGATTCACGGTACATATCAACTGATTTAGTGGATACGTTGAAAGACAGACTCAGTGCGTGCGGCGTTGGCCCTTATTCGAAACTGTCGTTTCAGTTAATGAAAAGTCCGATAAAAGCGAATAAGCACTTTGTAGATGACAGTAAAGTATCTGATCATCATGCCATTATCCCGACCGAACAATTTGTTAATCTGAGCGCTTTAAGTGATAAAGAAAGAAAAATATACGATTTGGTGGTTAAACGCTTTCTTGCCGTATTATATCCTCCGTTTGAATATGAGCAGACAACCATTACCGCCAAAATTGGTGATGAAAGTTTTTTTGCTAAAGGAAAATCGATTACAGCGTTAGGCTGGAAAGAAATCTATCATACTGCCACAGAGGATGATGATGGGGCAGAGGAACTTTCTGATCAAATATTGCCAATTGTTCGTAAAGGTGACATAATAAAACTTAGTGCACTCAAATTAACTCAAGGTGTTACAAAACCACCGGCTCCTTTTAATGAGGCTAGCTTACTTACAGCGATGGAAAGTCCCCAAAAATACATGACTGAAGTGAGTGGCGAATTACGCAAAACCATAGATGAAACGGGTGGCTTGGGAACGGTGGCTACCAGGGCTGATATTATCGAGAAATTGTTTAATAGTTTTCTCATTGAAAAAAAGGGTAAAGACATTTTTATCACAGCCAAGGGGCAGCAATTATTGGAGTTGGTGCCGCCCGAACTGAAATCACCAGCATTAACGGCCCAATGGGAGCAGAAACTGAAAGAAATTACTCTAGGCAGGCTTACTAAAAACAATTTTATCAGTGAGATGAGAAACTATGCAAAAGAATTGGTTTACACGATCAAGAACAGTCAAGAGAAGTTCAAACATGATAATATGACTCGTAGTAAGTGTCCTGAATGTGGTAAATATCTTCTCGAGGTTAACGGCAAGAAAGGCAAGATGCTGGTATGCCAAGACCGGGAATGCGGCTATCGTAAAGGTCTGGCTAAAGTGACGAATGCCCGCTGCCCCAATTGTCATAAAAAGTTAGAGCTGCGAGGTGAAGGCGAAGGACGTCTATTTGTCTGCGGTTGTGGTTATCGTGAGAAACTTCATGCATTTAACGAACGCAAAAAGAAGGAAAGCGATCGATTATCAACGCGCGATGTTGCCAAATATCTTAAATCGCAAAAGCAGTCGGAACCTCCGTCAATCAACACGGCACTGGCTGATGCACTTGCAAAGCTGACCTTAAAATAA
- the cysN gene encoding sulfate adenylyltransferase subunit 1: MDAAREVLNIVVVGHVDHGKSTVIGRLLYDTKSLPEGAIDRVKRISKEKGKPFEYAYLLDAFEEEQKQGITIDTTQLQFRTEKRDYVIIDAPGHKEFLKNMISGAASAEAALLIIDANEGIQEQSKRHGYILSLLGIQKAYVLVNKMDLIDYSEAKFNEIRHDMNEFLNSLNVYPLKYIPISAFYGENMTSKSDKMPWYKGEPILEAIDLFEKEKGLEGKSLRFPIQDVYKFDNRRIIAGRIETGTLHKGDTVLISPSNKTTKVKSIEYWADKDQTDSVYAGMSVGITFEDEFFNQRGEFVVHPNAAPLVADTFKANLFWMGKKELLKNKEYKLKLVTQEAECEIFAISKVIDATTLATVENAGQVKTNDVAEVIIRTKRPISFDEFKNNQITGRFVLVDGYDVSGGGIVSGLVTEIQTASTFVQANLQLVVHCFDEYYFVLEEGSIRKVESRPRAFKVGDIIPAAGKTYDYPENFDVIDPKAKVVAKIRKYKLQTVLALSDYRYESLPLIDTRGAYIKIDSADQYQAFLNELEWLTEFQNKKSAQAANKWLDFSKYRTIRYSGSLESASLEYNI; this comes from the coding sequence ATGGACGCTGCAAGAGAGGTACTGAATATTGTTGTAGTAGGCCATGTTGATCATGGTAAATCAACCGTGATTGGCAGATTATTATATGATACAAAATCCCTGCCAGAGGGTGCGATAGATCGTGTAAAAAGAATTTCCAAAGAAAAGGGTAAGCCTTTTGAATATGCCTATCTGTTAGATGCCTTTGAAGAAGAACAAAAGCAAGGGATCACAATTGATACCACCCAGCTGCAATTTCGTACTGAGAAGCGCGATTACGTCATTATTGATGCTCCGGGGCATAAAGAATTTCTTAAAAATATGATTTCTGGTGCCGCCAGTGCAGAAGCCGCTTTATTGATTATTGACGCTAACGAAGGCATTCAGGAACAATCCAAGCGTCATGGCTATATCTTGTCCTTGCTGGGCATTCAGAAAGCGTATGTGCTGGTCAATAAAATGGATCTCATTGACTATTCGGAAGCAAAATTTAATGAGATTCGCCATGATATGAATGAGTTTCTGAACAGTCTGAATGTATATCCGCTAAAATACATTCCAATCTCTGCCTTCTATGGAGAGAACATGACTTCAAAGTCAGATAAAATGCCTTGGTATAAAGGTGAGCCTATTTTAGAGGCAATTGACTTGTTTGAGAAAGAAAAAGGGCTGGAGGGGAAATCATTAAGATTTCCGATTCAGGATGTTTATAAATTCGATAATCGCCGGATTATTGCCGGACGTATCGAAACCGGGACATTGCATAAAGGTGATACCGTTTTGATTTCACCGAGCAATAAAACAACAAAAGTAAAAAGTATTGAATACTGGGCTGACAAAGATCAAACAGACAGTGTTTATGCTGGTATGTCGGTGGGCATTACCTTTGAAGACGAGTTTTTTAACCAACGGGGTGAATTTGTCGTTCATCCGAATGCTGCGCCACTGGTTGCCGATACTTTTAAGGCCAATCTATTTTGGATGGGCAAAAAAGAACTGCTTAAAAACAAAGAATATAAACTAAAGCTGGTTACCCAGGAAGCTGAATGCGAAATTTTCGCCATTAGCAAAGTCATTGATGCAACCACCCTCGCTACTGTTGAAAATGCCGGGCAAGTAAAAACCAATGACGTCGCTGAAGTCATTATAAGAACCAAGCGGCCAATAAGTTTTGATGAATTTAAAAATAATCAAATTACCGGCCGGTTTGTTCTGGTTGATGGCTATGATGTCAGCGGCGGGGGAATTGTCTCAGGCTTAGTTACCGAGATTCAGACCGCCAGTACGTTTGTTCAAGCTAATTTGCAATTGGTTGTTCATTGTTTTGATGAATATTATTTTGTGCTGGAAGAAGGATCGATTCGCAAAGTGGAAAGCCGCCCGCGCGCTTTTAAAGTAGGGGATATTATTCCTGCTGCCGGTAAGACCTATGACTATCCGGAGAACTTTGATGTTATTGATCCTAAGGCTAAAGTTGTAGCGAAAATCAGAAAGTATAAGCTTCAGACTGTTTTAGCACTGAGTGATTATCGCTATGAGTCACTGCCGCTTATTGATACCAGAGGAGCCTATATCAAGATTGATTCGGCTGATCAGTACCAGGCTTTTCTGAATGAATTGGAATGGTTAACTGAGTTTCAAAATAAAAAGTCTGCTCAGGCTGCCAATAAATGGCTTGATTTTAGCAAATATCGGACAATACGCTACAGCGGCAGCTTAGAATCAGCCAGCTTGGAATATAATATTTAA
- the cysD gene encoding sulfate adenylyltransferase subunit 2 yields MDHLDRLEAQSIYILREAYKKFGKLGMLWSIGKDSTVLLWLAKKAFFGHCPFPFIHVDTTYKIPEMIEFRDRMAKEYQLDLIVHTNQAAIDEGMGPEKGRLVCCKALKTDGLQQVVTNYEFEGLILGIRRDEEGSRSKERVFSERTKDSEWDYTNQPPELWNQFKTDFPKGNHIRVHPILHWNEIDIWAYIERENIPLVDLYFSKNGKRYRSLGCAPCTGQIESNATTVAEIIEELKNTKVSERAGRAQDQEDSYAMQKLRKDGYM; encoded by the coding sequence ATGGATCATTTAGATAGATTGGAAGCACAAAGTATCTACATTTTAAGGGAAGCCTACAAGAAATTTGGTAAGCTGGGGATGTTGTGGTCAATCGGGAAGGATTCGACTGTCTTATTATGGCTGGCAAAGAAAGCTTTCTTCGGTCATTGCCCTTTCCCGTTTATTCATGTGGATACTACCTATAAAATTCCTGAGATGATTGAATTCCGCGACCGAATGGCCAAAGAATATCAGCTTGATCTGATTGTCCACACCAATCAGGCTGCCATTGACGAGGGAATGGGACCGGAAAAAGGACGTCTGGTCTGCTGTAAAGCCTTAAAAACTGATGGACTGCAGCAGGTTGTTACCAATTATGAATTTGAAGGCTTGATTTTGGGGATTCGGCGTGATGAAGAAGGCTCTCGTTCCAAAGAACGGGTTTTTAGTGAACGAACTAAAGACTCGGAATGGGATTATACCAATCAGCCTCCTGAACTGTGGAATCAATTTAAAACTGATTTTCCAAAAGGCAATCATATTCGGGTTCATCCCATTCTCCACTGGAATGAAATTGATATTTGGGCTTATATTGAGCGGGAAAATATTCCTCTGGTTGATCTATACTTCAGCAAAAACGGCAAACGCTACCGGAGTTTAGGCTGTGCGCCTTGTACTGGACAAATAGAATCCAATGCAACTACAGTTGCCGAAATTATTGAAGAACTGAAAAATACCAAAGTCAGCGAAAGGGCTGGAAGAGCACAGGATCAAGAGGATTCCTATGCCATGCAGAAACTGCGTAAAGACGGTTATATGTAG
- a CDS encoding membrane protein, which produces MKQSTQKIYFFLALTAILWGGNPVAVKSILGEISPVMIVLLRFVGISIILLAVMFYQQGRAALPPKKHIPTLILMGFTGVGLNNGLQFTGLQYSTAVNCSLVAAISPAVTALLAVAFLQEKMLRRQWLGIAISFLGVVFLIAHGSLEVLQKLSFNRGDMLFLASQISWAVYSVLGRGVMEEMSPMATTAWAGVAGTFFMLMAALYQGSTLTVQLSQYAWVSMAYMIIGSGILAFNWWNAGVSSVGANRTAIFSNVIPLAGMVLSVAFLHEHISWREIAGGLWIVMGVYLTTCQPSSREQQTA; this is translated from the coding sequence ATGAAGCAAAGCACACAAAAAATTTATTTTTTTCTTGCCCTGACAGCCATTCTATGGGGAGGAAATCCAGTTGCGGTAAAAAGTATTTTAGGCGAAATATCACCAGTTATGATTGTTTTACTGCGATTTGTCGGTATCAGCATCATCCTGCTAGCTGTGATGTTTTATCAGCAGGGAAGAGCAGCCTTACCACCAAAGAAGCATATACCAACCTTGATTTTAATGGGCTTTACTGGAGTGGGATTAAATAACGGTCTGCAATTTACCGGCTTACAATACTCAACAGCGGTAAATTGCTCATTAGTTGCCGCAATCAGCCCTGCCGTCACTGCTCTGCTGGCAGTAGCATTTCTACAGGAAAAAATGCTGCGTCGGCAGTGGCTTGGTATTGCGATTTCCTTTTTGGGAGTTGTTTTTCTGATTGCGCATGGGTCGTTGGAGGTTCTGCAAAAATTATCCTTTAACCGCGGCGATATGTTATTTTTGGCTAGCCAAATCAGCTGGGCTGTGTATTCGGTATTAGGCCGCGGGGTTATGGAGGAAATGTCACCAATGGCTACTACTGCCTGGGCGGGCGTTGCGGGGACTTTCTTTATGCTTATGGCCGCCTTGTATCAAGGTTCTACTCTAACTGTGCAACTTTCGCAATATGCATGGGTATCCATGGCTTATATGATCATCGGTAGTGGCATCTTAGCCTTCAATTGGTGGAATGCCGGTGTTTCCAGTGTCGGGGCAAACCGGACGGCTATTTTTTCTAACGTGATTCCGCTGGCGGGAATGGTTTTGTCGGTTGCCTTTTTACACGAGCATATTAGTTGGCGTGAGATTGCCGGTGGTTTATGGATTGTTATGGGCGTTTATTTGACCACTTGCCAACCTAGCTCGCGTGAGCAGCAGACTGCCTAG
- a CDS encoding ferredoxin — translation MSIVIEQQHCTGCGKCREVCPGSLLVENDQGKTAIRYPKDCWGCTSCVKECNFKAIKYYLGADIGGNGSLLYTRQEDSLLHWIIVAADGTEKVITIDKNKANAY, via the coding sequence ATGAGCATCGTGATTGAACAACAACACTGCACCGGCTGCGGCAAATGCCGCGAAGTATGCCCAGGCAGCTTATTGGTTGAAAATGACCAGGGAAAAACAGCTATCCGTTACCCGAAAGACTGCTGGGGCTGTACCTCCTGTGTTAAGGAGTGTAATTTTAAGGCCATCAAATATTATCTGGGAGCCGATATTGGTGGTAACGGCAGTTTGTTATACACCAGGCAAGAAGACAGCCTGCTTCATTGGATTATTGTTGCAGCTGACGGGACTGAAAAAGTGATTACCATTGATAAGAATAAAGCCAATGCATATTAG
- the kinD gene encoding sporulation kinase D — MIPTSIAKKAYFYLTIIITLLLIFFGCSDAIATKSLILAQKERILLQIATTLAQKLPDSFDNMLGKENALMADQHTKIEILHKQLQPIVDNLSEQYPGYGMGYGWHKVRLACFPFDGLKHDQPLSDQSLQVYKTKTMATYEQPSSVIWGNVPTLSASYPLFFAGQLIGHTWANTKMEEVNQAVHAAWLKNFAFLFFIWLCVMLLMRMVFNKIGRGLNELSVQIKIQDDNTAQLKSFPELTPLLETVIELREGLKAEQERASGIVDGIYDGVALIDRNYRLIYMNHRIAEMGYSHIALGQSIVEVYPEIVNDIWFNTLCQVMQENKSDQLYEYKSLYFNQWLDCNFVPCKDGVLVFLHDITQCVKVMADKNKAYSNMAVMLERITDGFFSLDSNFVFTYVNQIAQKWLGRYDLVGKQLWEEYPCIEPFYTNYQLAVETQKPIQFEYFSKKKQSWLTFSVYPSAEGLTVYFADVSERMKAQQAIEDHNILLQEQIQHSKKLLEVNQKLSQLVDTCPMPIIEVDQSGCVVILNKAFLAGLNHYISCSREECIGRPIIEFAELANLPYEEVVTLQVLSTGAAVTNKHVYLADREWLVTGLPLYNMETEVLTGAFAIGYDITYYENLKRELARLECLHVVGELASSMAHELRNVATPISGYIQLLSMKAEGKNYQYLTVVLEELTRLNEIIEDFLSLSRTRFIEKKVCNLNDTLKSLHPLLAADALKNDIELQLTLSEQECFIEGNQKEIKQLVLNLARNAIEAMTAKGLLAIDTVVLEAGIQLQVRDSGMGIPEELLANIFEPFFTSKKNGTGLGLSVCRNIVEGHGGTIAVQSELGHGTIFTIQFPKIPDPKF, encoded by the coding sequence GTGATACCAACATCAATTGCTAAGAAGGCTTATTTTTATCTTACCATTATCATTACCTTATTGTTGATATTCTTTGGGTGCTCAGACGCAATTGCTACTAAGAGTTTAATACTGGCTCAAAAAGAGCGAATATTATTACAAATTGCCACAACTCTTGCCCAAAAATTACCTGATTCCTTTGATAATATGCTTGGCAAAGAAAATGCTTTGATGGCAGATCAACACACTAAGATTGAAATTTTACACAAGCAGCTTCAACCAATCGTGGACAATCTCTCTGAACAATATCCAGGCTATGGCATGGGGTATGGCTGGCATAAAGTAAGACTGGCCTGTTTTCCTTTTGATGGACTCAAACATGACCAGCCTCTTTCTGATCAAAGCTTACAAGTTTATAAAACTAAGACTATGGCTACCTATGAGCAGCCCTCTTCAGTGATATGGGGGAATGTACCCACCTTGTCGGCAAGCTATCCGCTGTTTTTTGCCGGACAGTTGATTGGCCATACTTGGGCAAATACCAAAATGGAAGAAGTCAATCAAGCCGTGCATGCGGCCTGGTTGAAGAATTTTGCATTTTTATTTTTTATCTGGTTATGTGTTATGCTGCTTATGCGCATGGTATTTAATAAAATTGGACGTGGTCTGAACGAATTGTCTGTACAGATAAAAATCCAGGATGATAATACAGCTCAATTAAAAAGTTTTCCTGAGCTCACGCCTTTATTGGAAACTGTAATTGAGTTGCGTGAGGGTCTGAAAGCCGAACAAGAACGCGCATCAGGTATTGTTGACGGCATTTACGATGGAGTGGCCTTAATTGATCGTAATTATCGGCTGATTTATATGAATCATCGCATTGCTGAAATGGGATATTCTCACATTGCGCTTGGACAAAGCATTGTGGAAGTTTACCCGGAAATAGTGAATGATATTTGGTTTAACACCTTATGTCAGGTGATGCAGGAAAATAAATCAGATCAACTATATGAATATAAAAGCCTTTATTTTAATCAATGGCTGGATTGTAATTTTGTTCCCTGTAAAGACGGTGTCCTGGTTTTTTTACATGACATTACGCAATGCGTTAAAGTCATGGCAGATAAAAACAAGGCGTACAGCAATATGGCCGTTATGCTTGAACGAATTACGGATGGTTTTTTTTCTTTGGATTCAAACTTCGTTTTTACTTATGTCAATCAGATCGCTCAAAAATGGCTGGGACGCTATGATTTGGTCGGTAAGCAGCTGTGGGAAGAGTATCCCTGCATAGAGCCTTTTTACACCAATTATCAACTAGCGGTTGAAACTCAAAAACCCATCCAATTTGAATATTTTTCTAAGAAAAAGCAAAGCTGGCTGACTTTTAGTGTCTATCCGTCTGCAGAAGGCCTGACGGTTTACTTTGCTGATGTATCCGAACGAATGAAGGCGCAGCAAGCTATTGAGGATCATAATATTCTACTGCAGGAGCAAATCCAACATAGTAAAAAATTACTGGAAGTTAATCAGAAACTTTCTCAATTGGTGGATACCTGTCCGATGCCTATTATTGAAGTAGATCAATCCGGTTGTGTGGTGATACTCAATAAAGCTTTCTTAGCTGGTTTGAATCATTATATTTCTTGTTCTCGTGAGGAATGTATTGGCCGGCCTATCATTGAATTTGCTGAATTGGCTAATCTGCCATACGAAGAAGTGGTAACATTGCAAGTACTTTCTACCGGAGCTGCTGTTACCAATAAGCATGTTTATTTAGCCGATCGTGAGTGGTTGGTTACCGGTTTGCCACTTTACAATATGGAGACAGAAGTGTTAACCGGGGCATTTGCCATTGGTTATGATATCACGTATTATGAAAATTTGAAACGTGAGCTGGCACGCTTGGAGTGTCTTCATGTTGTTGGTGAACTTGCTTCTTCAATGGCTCATGAGCTGAGGAATGTGGCAACCCCTATCAGTGGGTATATTCAATTATTGAGCATGAAGGCAGAGGGGAAAAACTATCAATATTTGACAGTGGTATTAGAGGAGCTAACACGCCTGAATGAAATTATTGAAGATTTTTTATCCCTGTCACGCACGCGATTTATTGAAAAGAAAGTCTGCAATTTGAATGATACCTTAAAATCACTCCACCCACTGTTGGCTGCTGATGCATTAAAAAATGATATTGAATTGCAGCTGACATTAAGTGAACAAGAATGTTTCATTGAAGGTAATCAAAAGGAAATCAAACAATTGGTATTGAATCTTGCCCGTAATGCGATTGAGGCTATGACGGCAAAAGGCCTTTTAGCTATTGATACCGTAGTGTTGGAAGCTGGTATCCAATTGCAAGTCCGCGATAGCGGAATGGGGATACCAGAGGAACTGCTTGCGAATATTTTTGAGCCTTTCTTTACTTCCAAGAAAAATGGTACAGGGCTGGGGTTATCAGTTTGCCGTAATATTGTTGAAGGGCATGGCGGTACTATTGCCGTGCAATCTGAGTTGGGACATGGGACAATCTTTACAATTCAGTTCCCAAAGATTCCAGATCCCAAATTTTAA
- the bchI_4 gene encoding magnesium-chelatase 38 kDa subunit yields the protein MNPYHRLIKHSGIQPLFHAIEMSVTAICNDYPLHLHTEGLRGTGKTTVIRAARHILPPIIRIKNCIYNCHPAHPHCPLHRHLSPSQITQLGTEVVPRPFLEISHSAKPGSIVGSIDLSKLTDQNNSLAALLPGTIPQAHRGIIFIDEVNRLADTSPELADILLDVMGTKPGRIQIEEPGLPLIEMPISVSIWAASNPDEDPGALRQIRRQLSDRFDLTIPVSQPNNIQSVFEILKNRNSNEILKDTLSARFESPLREINTSDEIRNILASIYINFKLESLRAIEAVETSSGLEALLAAQTEVTLDHVASVIPYTLGHRTDANTIAEILQYLAHLKDPKQSSAAAMPALPIHAATKSPEGWWKKLLQKLAAKLSSGFHKNLSAENQMTDEKNNKTMQLLKPAATTITAPPKSAAPLSQMPDHKLLTTPDKQHDEH from the coding sequence ATGAATCCTTACCATCGCTTAATCAAACATAGTGGAATCCAGCCGCTCTTTCATGCCATAGAAATGTCAGTCACTGCTATTTGTAACGATTATCCGCTGCATCTGCATACAGAAGGATTGCGAGGCACAGGAAAGACCACGGTAATTCGGGCAGCGCGTCATATTTTGCCCCCGATTATCAGAATAAAAAACTGTATTTATAATTGCCATCCTGCTCACCCCCATTGTCCGCTTCATCGACATTTGTCCCCCAGCCAAATTACTCAATTGGGTACAGAAGTAGTACCGCGGCCATTTCTGGAAATATCACATTCTGCGAAGCCTGGGTCTATTGTTGGCAGTATTGACCTCAGTAAGTTGACTGATCAAAACAATTCTTTGGCTGCCTTATTGCCAGGAACCATCCCTCAGGCTCACCGCGGGATTATTTTTATTGATGAAGTCAATCGCTTAGCAGATACATCACCGGAGCTAGCTGACATTCTATTGGATGTAATGGGAACAAAACCGGGGCGAATTCAGATAGAAGAGCCAGGGCTTCCTTTGATTGAAATGCCAATTTCAGTGAGCATTTGGGCTGCTTCCAATCCTGATGAAGACCCAGGAGCGCTGCGCCAAATACGGCGTCAGCTATCAGATCGCTTTGATCTCACCATTCCAGTCAGCCAACCCAACAATATTCAATCAGTTTTTGAAATCCTGAAAAATCGCAATTCCAATGAAATTCTCAAGGATACCCTATCCGCCCGCTTTGAGTCGCCATTGCGAGAAATCAATACCTCTGATGAAATTCGCAATATCCTAGCCTCCATCTATATAAATTTTAAATTAGAAAGCCTGCGCGCTATTGAAGCAGTCGAGACCTCTTCCGGCCTGGAAGCACTGCTTGCTGCACAAACCGAAGTCACACTGGATCATGTGGCTAGCGTCATCCCTTACACACTTGGTCATCGTACCGATGCGAATACCATTGCCGAAATTTTGCAATACTTAGCACATCTTAAAGATCCTAAACAAAGTAGTGCGGCAGCCATGCCAGCCCTCCCCATTCATGCTGCTACAAAAAGCCCGGAAGGCTGGTGGAAAAAACTATTGCAAAAGCTAGCTGCAAAACTGAGCAGCGGTTTCCATAAAAATCTATCTGCCGAGAATCAAATGACTGACGAAAAGAATAATAAAACCATGCAGCTGCTAAAACCTGCTGCCACAACGATAACAGCACCACCCAAATCCGCTGCACCGCTTTCACAAATGCCTGATCACAAGCTGCTCACCACTCCGGATAAGCAACATGACGAGCATTGA
- a CDS encoding membrane protein: MRNKLLQYFFVALGCFICGASINLFLVPHHLLSGGVSGLAIISYFLFGFPIGVQIFIMNVPLIYAAYKFLGRDYTITTIFGTIMFSVAVDLTQFLATYNLLDDALLAALTGGLVSGIGSGLIFRVNGSAGGLDIVAAIVKKYYSLNFGVVGFAINCIIMLLAASLFGLKLAILTLISMFMGANLTDKVVEGFNRRKTIHIVSYKTQEIVDAILNEVGRGVTILQGEGAFTRQQKQIIFVVVSLTQISKIKFLVQEADPNAFMIVSDAAEVMGRGFTLPGHKNV; this comes from the coding sequence ATGAGAAATAAATTATTGCAATATTTCTTTGTGGCTCTTGGCTGCTTTATTTGTGGTGCATCCATTAATCTATTCCTTGTTCCCCACCATTTATTAAGTGGTGGAGTCAGTGGTTTAGCCATTATTTCGTATTTCTTATTCGGTTTTCCCATTGGCGTCCAAATATTTATCATGAATGTTCCGCTAATTTACGCTGCGTACAAGTTTCTCGGCAGAGACTATACCATCACGACTATTTTTGGCACCATCATGTTTTCGGTAGCTGTTGATCTTACCCAATTTTTAGCCACGTATAATCTGTTGGATGATGCGCTGCTGGCTGCGCTGACGGGTGGTCTGGTCAGTGGTATCGGGTCAGGGCTAATCTTTCGGGTCAATGGGAGTGCAGGCGGCTTGGATATTGTTGCAGCCATTGTGAAAAAATACTATTCGCTGAATTTTGGTGTTGTTGGTTTTGCCATTAACTGTATTATCATGCTGTTAGCTGCCAGCCTGTTTGGTTTAAAACTTGCCATTTTAACTTTGATTTCAATGTTTATGGGAGCAAATTTAACCGATAAGGTGGTAGAAGGTTTTAACCGTAGAAAGACCATTCATATTGTTTCCTATAAAACTCAGGAAATTGTTGATGCCATCTTGAATGAAGTCGGACGCGGGGTAACCATCTTACAGGGAGAAGGTGCTTTTACCCGCCAGCAAAAGCAGATTATCTTTGTAGTTGTCAGTTTAACGCAGATATCAAAGATTAAATTTTTAGTGCAAGAAGCCGATCCAAACGCTTTTATGATCGTGAGTGATGCGGCAGAGGTTATGGGCAGAGGCTTTACCTTGCCAGGCCATAAGAATGTTTAG